The Gemmatimonadota bacterium genome has a segment encoding these proteins:
- the tsf gene encoding translation elongation factor Ts, producing MAITAAQVKELRDRTGAGMLECKKALEDNGGDIEAAIDMLRAKGAAKAAKRAGKDAGEGAVGSYIHMGGRIGVLVEVNCETDFVARTEAFAALVKDIAMHVAASRPLAVSADDIDADLVERERGVFREQVKEEGKPEHIRDKIVEGKLAKFYKESALLEQPFVKNPDQTVGELVTEVSAKTGEKIVVRRFARFELGA from the coding sequence ATGGCGATCACTGCGGCACAGGTGAAGGAGCTCCGCGACCGAACCGGAGCGGGCATGCTCGAGTGCAAGAAGGCGCTCGAGGACAACGGTGGCGATATCGAGGCGGCCATCGACATGCTGCGCGCCAAGGGCGCGGCGAAGGCGGCGAAGCGCGCCGGCAAGGACGCGGGCGAAGGAGCGGTCGGTAGCTACATTCACATGGGTGGCAGGATCGGCGTGCTGGTCGAGGTGAACTGTGAGACCGACTTCGTGGCGCGTACCGAAGCCTTCGCGGCGCTCGTGAAGGACATAGCGATGCACGTCGCCGCGTCGCGCCCGCTGGCGGTGAGCGCGGATGACATCGACGCCGACTTGGTGGAACGCGAGCGCGGCGTGTTCCGTGAGCAGGTCAAGGAGGAAGGCAAGCCGGAGCACATCCGGGACAAGATCGTGGAAGGCAAGCTGGCCAAGTTCTACAAGGAGTCGGCGTTGCTCGAACAACCGTTCGTGAAGAACCCGGACCAGACCGTGGGGGAGCTCGTCACGGAGGTGTCGGCCAAGACAGGCGAAAAGATCGTGGTACGCCGGTTCGCTCGCTTCGAACTGGGCGCGTGA
- the pyrH gene encoding UMP kinase, whose product MSPEALRYTRVLLKLSGEALAGDQGFGISPPVIEGLTEEIRAVKALGVDLGLVIGGGNIMRGAAASAEGMDRVNADYMGMLATIINALALQDHLERNGVETRVMTAIRMEQLAEPYIRRRALRHLDKGRVVIFAGGTGNPYFSTDTAAVLRAIEMDADVIIKGTKVDGVYSSDPARDPDAEFLPRLSFHDVMTRELGVMDAAAVSLCKENNLPIRVLDIRNSGAVAAAVRGEDLGTLVN is encoded by the coding sequence ATGAGCCCCGAGGCCCTGCGCTACACCCGCGTGCTGCTCAAACTCAGCGGCGAGGCGCTCGCCGGAGACCAGGGATTCGGCATATCGCCGCCCGTGATCGAGGGCCTCACCGAGGAGATACGCGCCGTGAAGGCCCTGGGCGTGGACCTCGGCCTGGTGATCGGCGGCGGCAACATCATGCGCGGTGCCGCGGCGAGCGCGGAGGGCATGGACCGCGTCAACGCCGATTACATGGGTATGCTGGCGACCATCATCAATGCCCTGGCGCTGCAGGATCACCTGGAGCGGAACGGGGTCGAGACGCGGGTCATGACCGCGATCCGCATGGAGCAGTTGGCCGAGCCCTACATCCGGCGACGGGCGCTTCGTCACCTCGACAAAGGGCGGGTGGTCATCTTCGCGGGTGGAACGGGAAACCCGTACTTCTCGACCGACACCGCCGCCGTGCTGCGCGCGATCGAGATGGACGCGGACGTCATCATAAAGGGAACCAAGGTGGACGGCGTATACTCCTCGGATCCGGCTCGCGACCCGGACGCGGAGTTCCTGCCCCGGCTGTCGTTCCACGACGTGATGACGCGGGAGCTCGGGGTCATGGATGCGGCAGCGGTATCGCTGTGCAAGGAGAACAACTTGCCCATTCGCGTGCTCGACATCCGCAACAGCGGCGCTGTCGCCGCCGCCGTGCGCGGCGAGGATCTGGGAACGCTGGTCAACTGA